From one Enterococcus sp. DIV2402 genomic stretch:
- the dcd gene encoding dCTP deaminase — MILSGKKILELQGSTIHITPFRLQQINPNSYNLRLHNELAIYKSTTLDMKKENELQFFKIPQTGFLLEPNQLYLGRTIERTETNGFVPMLEGRSSVGRLGLNVHVTAGFGDVGFSGYWTLEMHCLKPLWIYPEIDICQIYYHTIEGDYDDYVSGKYANNQGIQGSKLYLDFEERSR; from the coding sequence GTGATTTTATCAGGAAAAAAGATTTTAGAACTACAAGGCAGTACTATTCACATTACACCATTTCGTCTGCAACAAATTAATCCGAATAGTTACAATTTACGGTTACACAATGAATTAGCTATTTATAAATCAACAACTTTAGATATGAAGAAAGAAAATGAACTTCAATTTTTTAAGATACCTCAAACAGGTTTTCTTTTAGAACCCAATCAATTGTATCTTGGTCGAACAATCGAACGGACAGAAACAAATGGCTTTGTTCCGATGTTGGAAGGACGTTCTTCAGTTGGACGATTAGGTTTAAATGTGCATGTAACAGCTGGTTTTGGTGATGTCGGTTTTTCTGGTTATTGGACGCTTGAAATGCATTGTTTAAAACCACTTTGGATTTACCCTGAGATTGATATCTGCCAAATCTATTATCATACAATTGAAGGTGACTATGACGACTATGTATCAGGCAAATATGCGAACAATCAAGGGATTCAGGGAAGTAAGTTATATTTGGATTTTGAGGAGAGAAGTAGATGA
- a CDS encoding Fur family transcriptional regulator: MTKQRKAIIDLFKENSGKALSAEMMYHLVGDDKMNLSTVYRTMDKLLEAKLINKTVVNTVAYFYLAESEHNHFMICTNCQKMIPIGCVIKKFLPDLATQNHFKITGHDITIFGLCEECI, translated from the coding sequence ATGACTAAGCAGCGTAAAGCAATCATTGATTTATTCAAAGAAAATTCTGGAAAAGCATTAAGCGCTGAAATGATGTATCACTTAGTCGGCGATGACAAGATGAACTTATCAACTGTTTATCGAACAATGGATAAGTTATTGGAGGCTAAATTAATTAACAAAACGGTGGTCAATACCGTCGCTTATTTTTATCTAGCAGAATCTGAACATAACCATTTTATGATTTGTACAAATTGTCAAAAAATGATTCCCATTGGTTGTGTAATCAAAAAATTTCTCCCCGATTTAGCTACTCAAAATCATTTTAAAATTACTGGGCATGACATTACGATTTTTGGGTTATGTGAAGAGTGTATATAA
- a CDS encoding M20 family metallopeptidase: MLEEVKNRIEREVDERKPELIEISDYIHSHPELGYEEFLAVEKITTYLKQQGAEVESNYCDLETSFKSTHIQGEGGVHFAILAEYDALPKIGHACGHNIIATSAVGAYLATKKVMEVFNISGKVSLIGTPAEEGGGGKIKLIERGAFQDVDAATMVHPTSGTTRIAGRCTATYKFLIEYTGRSAHAASQPFKGVNALDAANLFFNAVSMLRQQVTSDVRLSGILVEGGTATGMIPDYSKIEYSIRCMEEDELPSLIERVRNCIQAGALATGCEVKITEEKGYGARTFSRILGDICRKALESLGEEVLPDFPDDFGSTDFGNVSQLIPTTNPYFSLNKTRVSLHTPEYEKLAGSPIGHTAIERSAKAMSMTVIESFLNPTIIEASNQENQNAMNVNTRPR, from the coding sequence ATGTTAGAGGAAGTAAAAAATAGAATTGAACGAGAGGTTGATGAAAGAAAACCTGAATTAATTGAGATTAGCGATTATATTCATAGTCATCCAGAGTTAGGATATGAGGAATTCTTAGCTGTTGAAAAAATCACCACATATTTGAAACAACAAGGTGCAGAAGTTGAATCCAATTATTGTGATCTGGAAACCTCGTTTAAATCAACGCACATCCAAGGTGAAGGGGGTGTACATTTTGCTATTTTAGCGGAATATGACGCCCTACCCAAAATTGGTCATGCTTGCGGACATAATATTATTGCGACTTCTGCTGTGGGTGCCTATCTAGCAACCAAAAAAGTAATGGAAGTATTTAATATTTCAGGAAAAGTTTCTCTTATCGGTACACCAGCTGAAGAAGGTGGTGGCGGTAAAATCAAACTAATTGAACGAGGCGCATTTCAAGATGTAGATGCTGCAACAATGGTTCATCCAACTTCGGGAACCACTCGTATTGCTGGTCGTTGTACAGCCACATATAAATTTTTAATTGAATATACAGGACGCTCTGCCCACGCAGCAAGTCAACCTTTTAAAGGAGTTAACGCATTGGATGCAGCAAATTTATTTTTTAACGCAGTATCAATGTTACGTCAGCAAGTTACTTCAGATGTTCGCTTATCTGGTATTTTGGTGGAAGGTGGAACAGCCACGGGAATGATTCCTGACTATTCTAAAATTGAATATAGTATTAGATGTATGGAGGAAGACGAACTTCCTAGCTTAATAGAACGTGTTCGTAACTGTATTCAAGCAGGCGCTTTGGCGACTGGGTGTGAAGTGAAAATAACAGAAGAAAAAGGCTATGGTGCAAGAACATTCAGTCGAATTTTAGGTGATATTTGTCGTAAAGCATTAGAAAGTTTAGGCGAAGAAGTTTTACCTGATTTTCCAGATGATTTCGGTTCAACTGATTTCGGTAATGTAAGTCAACTTATTCCGACGACCAATCCTTATTTTAGTTTGAATAAAACGCGAGTATCTCTTCACACGCCCGAATATGAAAAGTTAGCAGGTTCACCTATTGGTCATACTGCCATTGAGCGTTCGGCAAAAGCCATGAGTATGACCGTGATTGAGAGCTTCTTGAATCCGACTATCATTGAAGCGTCCAATCAAGAAAACCAGAATGCAATGAATGTAAATACAAGACCCAGATAA
- a CDS encoding PTS system mannose/fructose/sorbose family transporter subunit IID: protein MEQKEKLLTKKDIRRSWMYWLGTCELSNSFERLQTLAFAACLAPIFKKLYKDDEELKLALKRHLTFFNTEGIWGSLIHGIVIAMEEERARGEDISDEMITGLKTGFMGPLAGIGDTVDWGTIRPIVIGLFLPLASAGSWIAGLGPFVIVSLITSSISYYLWHLGYRVGRKSILQVLKDGRINQFITASSVLGMFMMGILSSQYVKISLKPEIVVNNETTTIQSYVDQILPGLLPVTAVFIMYYLIRYRKVKYTNILLGVLAISLLGALIGLF, encoded by the coding sequence ATGGAACAAAAAGAAAAATTACTCACTAAAAAAGACATACGACGTTCTTGGATGTATTGGTTAGGTACATGTGAGCTTTCTAATTCCTTCGAACGTTTGCAAACGCTTGCTTTCGCTGCATGTTTAGCTCCGATCTTTAAGAAGTTATATAAAGATGATGAGGAATTAAAATTAGCTTTGAAACGGCATCTAACTTTCTTCAACACGGAAGGAATTTGGGGAAGCTTAATTCACGGAATTGTCATTGCTATGGAGGAAGAACGAGCACGTGGCGAAGATATTTCAGATGAAATGATCACAGGGTTAAAAACCGGATTCATGGGACCCTTGGCTGGAATTGGTGACACCGTAGACTGGGGAACAATTCGCCCTATCGTAATTGGCTTATTTCTGCCATTAGCTTCTGCTGGTAGCTGGATTGCTGGTTTAGGACCTTTTGTCATTGTTAGTTTAATTACTTCTTCAATCAGTTATTATCTATGGCATTTAGGTTATCGTGTGGGACGTAAAAGTATCCTTCAAGTATTAAAAGACGGGCGCATCAATCAATTTATTACAGCATCTAGTGTACTAGGAATGTTTATGATGGGAATTTTATCTTCACAATATGTAAAAATTTCTTTGAAACCAGAAATTGTAGTAAACAATGAAACGACCACAATTCAGTCTTACGTGGATCAAATTCTACCAGGCTTATTACCAGTGACTGCAGTATTTATCATGTACTATTTGATTCGCTATCGCAAAGTAAAATACACTAATATTTTATTAGGCGTATTAGCAATTTCGTTACTAGGTGCATTAATTGGGTTATTTTAG
- a CDS encoding CobW family GTP-binding protein, with amino-acid sequence MSLIPVTILTGFLGAGKTTLLNQLMQSKGDEKVIIIVNEFGDTSIDHELVLVDEDERIFQMNNGCMCCILREDLAEMFLDILTIVKESGIAIHRVIIETSGLAEPSPIAQTIVRTPLLNEHFMIDSILTLVDAKNAEYQLDHYPEATEQVAFADRLLLTKTEAVPKQELHALKQKLAKINPFIDQEYVHGNLQFADLIGLQLFDHGLDNEDIEADIDHMIDNHEHHHHDHESHEHHHVHTPVNSFVIRLEEALPEKQVILWIRQLIQLYGMDLMRYKGLLNIEGYDQPVVLQGVNMAFRLEEGECWQEKPITKIVLIGKELPEAEIRALLVNQHLT; translated from the coding sequence ATGTCTTTGATACCTGTGACAATTTTAACTGGATTTTTAGGAGCTGGAAAAACAACGCTGCTGAATCAATTGATGCAATCAAAAGGCGATGAAAAAGTCATTATTATCGTTAATGAATTTGGCGATACGAGTATTGATCATGAATTAGTTTTAGTCGATGAAGACGAACGAATTTTTCAAATGAATAATGGCTGCATGTGTTGTATCTTACGAGAAGATTTGGCTGAAATGTTTTTAGATATACTAACAATTGTTAAAGAAAGTGGCATTGCGATTCACCGAGTTATTATTGAAACAAGTGGTTTAGCCGAACCAAGTCCGATTGCTCAAACGATTGTTCGTACGCCACTTTTGAATGAACATTTTATGATTGATAGTATTTTGACCTTAGTTGACGCCAAAAATGCTGAATATCAATTAGATCATTATCCTGAAGCAACGGAGCAAGTCGCTTTTGCAGATCGCTTACTTCTAACTAAAACAGAAGCTGTTCCCAAACAAGAATTGCATGCATTAAAGCAAAAATTAGCTAAAATTAATCCTTTTATTGATCAAGAGTATGTCCATGGAAATTTACAATTTGCAGATTTAATTGGGTTACAATTATTTGACCATGGATTAGACAATGAAGATATTGAAGCAGACATTGATCATATGATTGATAATCACGAACACCATCATCACGACCATGAGTCACATGAACATCATCACGTTCATACACCAGTAAATAGTTTTGTGATTCGCCTGGAAGAAGCGTTACCTGAAAAACAAGTTATTCTATGGATTCGTCAATTGATTCAGCTATATGGCATGGATTTAATGCGTTATAAAGGTCTGCTAAATATAGAAGGTTACGATCAACCGGTTGTTTTGCAAGGGGTTAATATGGCTTTTCGGCTAGAAGAAGGAGAATGCTGGCAAGAAAAGCCCATAACTAAAATTGTTTTAATCGGAAAAGAGTTACCAGAAGCTGAGATTAGAGCACTATTAGTCAATCAGCATTTAACATAA
- a CDS encoding PTS mannose/fructose/sorbose/N-acetylgalactosamine transporter subunit IIC, with the protein MTIIQAIILGVLFCFCRMGILYTWPKNIPLFGALLIGIVLGDVPQAMIIGAAIQAIYMGVIQPGGNIPTDQVLATFIAVPIALQSNLEPAVAVTLAVPVGLLGVLLDYIRRTVNAAWIHMADSYAEKGNTNGIMRAHFLYPTLALIGIYIIPVAIAIYLGPNAVNAFMEIVPDWIMTGLQVAGGILPALGFAITISVIGKGNVIPYFLFGFFLFQYASQVNTIAFALFGMFLAFLHITFTKNKTEEAGAL; encoded by the coding sequence ATGACAATTATACAAGCTATTATTTTAGGTGTTTTATTTTGTTTTTGTCGAATGGGGATTTTATATACGTGGCCTAAAAATATTCCATTATTTGGAGCACTGTTAATTGGAATCGTTTTAGGAGATGTCCCACAAGCAATGATTATTGGCGCAGCGATTCAAGCGATTTATATGGGTGTGATTCAACCAGGTGGAAATATTCCGACAGACCAAGTGTTAGCCACTTTTATTGCTGTACCAATTGCATTGCAATCTAATCTGGAACCGGCTGTTGCCGTAACTTTAGCTGTGCCTGTTGGGTTGTTGGGGGTGCTATTAGATTATATTCGTCGAACTGTCAATGCGGCTTGGATTCATATGGCTGATTCTTATGCTGAAAAAGGCAATACGAACGGTATCATGCGCGCGCATTTTCTATATCCTACGTTGGCGTTAATTGGTATTTATATCATTCCTGTCGCAATTGCAATCTATCTAGGGCCAAATGCAGTTAACGCTTTTATGGAGATTGTTCCTGATTGGATTATGACTGGACTACAAGTAGCTGGCGGGATTCTTCCTGCGTTAGGATTTGCTATTACAATTTCAGTGATTGGGAAAGGAAACGTTATTCCATATTTCTTATTTGGTTTCTTCTTGTTCCAGTACGCTTCACAAGTGAATACAATTGCCTTTGCATTGTTTGGAATGTTCCTAGCATTCTTGCATATCACATTTACTAAAAATAAAACTGAGGAAGCGGGGGCTTTATAA
- a CDS encoding PTS sugar transporter subunit IIA: MVGILLGSHGYFAKEALASAEMIVGNQENIASFSLEEQMDLEATILSAQESYQSLDRTSGVLILTDIQGGTPSNVAMVIQRKNENTYALAGFNLPLLIEALLNREKNVTDLVSYLEELFPATLSNLSK; encoded by the coding sequence TTGGTTGGAATTTTATTAGGAAGTCATGGATATTTTGCTAAAGAAGCATTAGCTAGTGCAGAAATGATTGTTGGCAATCAAGAAAATATTGCTAGTTTTTCGTTAGAAGAACAAATGGATTTAGAAGCAACCATTTTAAGTGCACAGGAATCCTATCAATCATTAGATAGAACCTCAGGCGTTTTGATTTTGACAGATATTCAAGGAGGAACTCCGTCTAATGTGGCGATGGTAATTCAAAGAAAAAATGAAAACACGTATGCTTTAGCTGGTTTCAATTTACCTTTACTAATTGAAGCTTTGCTAAATAGAGAAAAGAATGTCACGGATTTAGTCTCTTATTTAGAAGAACTTTTTCCAGCGACATTGAGTAATCTATCAAAATAA
- a CDS encoding peptidoglycan amidohydrolase family protein — protein sequence MGDINKMIQWFKDREGKVTYSMTNRLGPNSYDCSSAVYLSLIAGGFLPSGTGIGNTDSLYSLEGTLLTPISRSQVKRGDIFVAGVKGGSGGSGGHTGVFLDNATIIHCTSPKNGIATTPATGWMGDYSGLPVYFYRLPVTAQQPEYYNQTGWYEMLKDDTFYIEKELTNRSGWSMKTGSKIAIDEVVSSGTMKRGKVRLGAYDRYMSLNKTIVKKV from the coding sequence ATGGGAGATATTAATAAAATGATTCAATGGTTTAAAGATCGAGAAGGAAAAGTTACGTATTCAATGACCAATCGTTTAGGACCTAATAGTTATGATTGTAGTTCGGCAGTTTATTTATCCTTAATTGCAGGTGGTTTTTTACCAAGTGGAACAGGAATTGGTAATACAGATTCACTATATTCATTAGAAGGAACATTACTTACACCAATTTCTAGAAGTCAAGTAAAGCGTGGAGATATCTTTGTAGCAGGAGTAAAAGGTGGTTCAGGCGGTTCGGGTGGACATACAGGTGTCTTTCTAGATAATGCAACAATTATTCATTGTACTTCTCCAAAAAACGGTATTGCAACTACTCCAGCAACAGGTTGGATGGGAGATTACAGTGGGTTACCTGTATATTTTTACAGATTGCCTGTAACAGCACAACAACCAGAATATTATAATCAAACAGGATGGTATGAGATGTTAAAAGATGATACCTTTTACATTGAAAAAGAATTAACCAATCGTTCTGGCTGGTCAATGAAAACAGGTTCTAAAATTGCGATTGATGAAGTAGTGTCTAGTGGTACTATGAAACGCGGTAAAGTTCGTTTAGGAGCATACGATCGTTACATGTCTTTGAATAAAACAATTGTTAAAAAAGTATAG
- a CDS encoding transcriptional regulator: MNKATRTHIRSLLWKYKVIKKTLRDFSDVMNNQENIFLEYPFIGIENCWTMNQIVFHKMFLQIISDILDDSTSEVQAIFNSKYLHGHPSKENAIVAMETFLSESTVKRRDNEFLKEIAERLGWLSV; the protein is encoded by the coding sequence ATGAATAAAGCGACTAGAACACATATCAGATCTTTACTTTGGAAATATAAAGTTATTAAAAAAACATTACGTGACTTTTCTGATGTCATGAACAATCAAGAAAATATTTTTTTAGAGTATCCATTTATAGGAATTGAGAATTGTTGGACCATGAATCAAATTGTTTTCCATAAAATGTTTTTACAGATTATTTCTGATATTTTAGATGACTCAACTTCAGAAGTACAAGCGATTTTTAACTCTAAATATTTACATGGTCATCCAAGTAAAGAGAATGCAATAGTAGCTATGGAAACTTTTTTAAGTGAATCAACAGTCAAACGAAGAGATAATGAATTTTTAAAAGAAATTGCAGAACGTCTAGGCTGGTTATCCGTTTGA
- a CDS encoding PTS sugar transporter subunit IIB has translation MGKIGLVRVDSRLLHGQVVTRWIGQVGAKEVIIIDDTLAKDEFMIEVFEMAAPAGVKLIVKSVAEAKEFLDAKNLEKSIILFKGIPSLLDGIAHDLPLEEIQIGGIGGGAGRVVVFKNITLTKEEYEQLKKLEADGKHIFLQTVPEEREVKLTNIANKF, from the coding sequence ATGGGGAAAATTGGATTAGTAAGAGTAGACAGTCGGTTATTGCATGGACAAGTTGTCACTAGATGGATCGGACAGGTTGGTGCTAAAGAAGTGATTATCATTGATGATACTTTAGCAAAAGATGAATTTATGATTGAAGTTTTTGAAATGGCAGCTCCGGCAGGTGTGAAATTAATTGTGAAGTCAGTTGCTGAAGCAAAAGAATTTTTGGACGCAAAGAATTTAGAAAAATCAATTATTTTATTTAAAGGAATCCCTTCATTATTAGATGGAATTGCTCATGATTTACCATTAGAAGAGATTCAGATTGGTGGTATTGGTGGCGGTGCAGGACGTGTGGTTGTATTTAAAAATATTACTTTAACGAAAGAAGAATATGAACAATTAAAAAAATTAGAAGCAGATGGAAAACACATTTTCTTGCAAACGGTTCCAGAAGAAAGAGAAGTCAAATTAACAAATATTGCCAATAAATTCTAA
- a CDS encoding MurR/RpiR family transcriptional regulator codes for MKDLKSKIQINYLSFTKKEKLIADYLLDHAQEAKNMTISELATACGVAESTIFLFSKKLKLSGFKELTVLLANDHNKLLLDSVDGNEDTQALVKKVFDSNIRALEDTAQLIDYKNLTNAVQLLTNSNKIVFFALGGSTPIALDAYHKFLRTPLDVEFNLEYHMQLLKAGKLNENSCAFIISHSGKNPDILRLVELLKKNKVPIISITSFDNTPLVKKSDVVFLTPTEELDFKNAGIYTRRVSQLVLIDILFTLTISSDPEKTISHLEQFRHALPYTK; via the coding sequence ATGAAAGATTTAAAAAGTAAAATTCAAATCAATTATCTATCATTTACTAAAAAAGAAAAGCTAATTGCAGATTACCTGCTAGATCATGCCCAAGAGGCAAAAAATATGACAATTTCTGAATTAGCAACAGCTTGCGGTGTAGCAGAATCTACCATCTTTTTATTTTCTAAGAAATTAAAGCTTTCTGGATTTAAAGAGCTCACCGTTTTATTAGCCAACGACCATAACAAATTACTACTCGATAGTGTTGATGGTAATGAAGATACGCAAGCGTTGGTAAAAAAAGTATTTGATTCAAATATTCGAGCATTGGAAGATACCGCACAGCTAATCGATTACAAAAATCTAACGAATGCCGTACAACTTTTAACAAACAGTAACAAAATTGTATTTTTTGCGTTGGGTGGATCAACCCCTATTGCCTTGGATGCCTATCATAAATTTTTACGAACACCGTTAGATGTCGAATTCAACTTGGAATATCATATGCAGTTATTAAAAGCGGGTAAACTAAATGAAAATTCTTGTGCATTTATTATTTCTCATAGTGGTAAAAATCCAGATATTCTCCGTTTAGTGGAACTGTTGAAAAAAAATAAGGTCCCAATTATTTCAATTACTAGCTTTGACAATACACCTCTTGTGAAAAAATCTGATGTTGTTTTTCTAACACCAACTGAAGAGTTAGACTTTAAAAATGCTGGAATCTATACGCGACGTGTTTCTCAGTTAGTTTTAATTGATATTTTATTTACGCTGACAATTTCATCTGATCCAGAAAAAACTATTTCTCATTTGGAACAGTTCCGCCACGCCTTACCTTATACAAAATAA
- a CDS encoding nucleoside recognition domain-containing protein, producing the protein MLENSQTFPVSSIETLLVGFESVGKSGLFREMTGDKSALPQNVKGSTTSATKGTCQLNQLIQLTDLPGLQLDIDSQNMQTTLDYLEQENTLLLVVKAPRLKEELLALYDNLRLKGQKVAVIATHSDKYQPTNTEKKRIQELLQLPVIWINTRKITVEQQKKVIQCITRAVVWGASRSILTFLPTSAEGQRDLLPLFRHSFFGPICASSAIFLMFALPVVIAYWFTGWLEPIVERSLLNPLITWLYDAPYPVQELLTGDYGLITLGSYSFLWAFPVVFLISIMTTLTEEIGLQEHLTTTLDPWLRKIGLTGRDLLPVITGFGCNVVAVFQSRGCSSCTRTSCVSLIAFGSACSYQIGATLSIFNTAKVPFLFVPYLFLLFIVGAIHTRIWHSTTTELTRVAPLPYIQSVNWQTFWWKITSSMKQFIVQAMPIFLIICFIASILQMFNLLSFLNGLAFPLLRFLSLPVEAAPGLLFSFIRKDGLLILNEGQGALLATISTSQLFVFVYLASTLSACLVTLLTIGKELGWKNAFAIASKQMITSIVSTAILAWSITIF; encoded by the coding sequence ATGTTAGAAAATAGTCAAACTTTTCCAGTATCTTCTATAGAAACATTGCTTGTAGGTTTTGAATCGGTTGGGAAATCAGGATTGTTTCGAGAAATGACTGGTGATAAAAGTGCTTTGCCTCAAAATGTTAAAGGTTCAACTACTTCAGCTACAAAAGGAACCTGTCAATTGAATCAATTAATTCAATTGACAGATTTACCAGGGTTGCAATTGGATATAGATAGTCAAAATATGCAAACGACGTTAGATTATTTGGAACAGGAAAATACATTATTACTAGTGGTAAAAGCACCACGTTTGAAAGAAGAATTACTGGCACTTTACGATAATTTACGTTTAAAAGGTCAAAAGGTAGCTGTCATTGCGACACATAGTGATAAATACCAGCCGACAAATACAGAGAAAAAACGAATTCAAGAATTATTACAGCTACCGGTCATCTGGATTAATACAAGAAAAATAACTGTAGAGCAACAAAAAAAAGTGATTCAATGTATCACACGAGCAGTCGTGTGGGGAGCTTCACGAAGTATCCTTACTTTTTTACCTACTTCTGCTGAAGGACAGCGAGACTTGCTGCCTCTTTTTCGTCATTCGTTTTTTGGCCCAATTTGTGCAAGTAGTGCGATTTTTTTGATGTTTGCTTTACCAGTAGTAATTGCTTACTGGTTTACTGGATGGTTAGAACCGATTGTCGAGCGTTCGTTATTAAATCCATTAATTACTTGGTTGTACGATGCGCCTTATCCTGTCCAAGAATTACTTACTGGCGATTACGGATTGATTACGTTAGGCTCATATTCTTTCTTATGGGCTTTTCCAGTCGTTTTTTTAATCAGTATTATGACGACTCTAACAGAAGAAATAGGGTTACAAGAACATTTGACGACAACATTAGATCCATGGCTTCGTAAAATTGGTTTAACGGGTAGAGATTTATTGCCTGTGATTACTGGATTTGGTTGCAATGTAGTCGCTGTTTTTCAAAGCAGAGGATGTAGTAGCTGTACTCGAACTTCATGTGTTTCTTTAATTGCTTTTGGTTCAGCTTGTAGTTATCAAATTGGAGCCACATTGTCTATTTTTAATACAGCTAAGGTCCCCTTTTTATTTGTACCTTATTTATTTTTATTGTTTATTGTTGGTGCCATACATACTCGAATTTGGCATTCAACAACCACTGAGTTAACACGAGTTGCTCCGTTACCTTATATTCAATCAGTCAATTGGCAGACATTTTGGTGGAAAATTACAAGCTCTATGAAACAATTCATTGTACAAGCCATGCCTATTTTTTTGATTATTTGTTTCATCGCATCAATTTTACAAATGTTCAATCTATTATCATTTTTAAATGGTTTAGCTTTTCCCTTATTAAGGTTTCTTTCACTACCCGTTGAAGCGGCGCCAGGATTACTTTTTTCCTTTATCAGAAAAGATGGTTTATTGATTTTAAATGAAGGACAGGGAGCTTTATTAGCGACAATCTCAACTTCACAATTATTTGTTTTTGTTTATTTGGCTTCGACTCTATCAGCTTGCTTGGTGACTTTATTGACTATTGGTAAAGAGTTAGGGTGGAAAAATGCATTTGCGATTGCCAGTAAACAAATGATAACAAGTATTGTTAGTACAGCAATTTTAGCTTGGAGTATCACTATTTTTTAA
- a CDS encoding NAD(P)/FAD-dependent oxidoreductase: MNKKIVIVGAGAAGIGMGVTLVELGIRDFLILEQKEIGHSFKNWPQETRFITPSFSSNGFGMPDLNAISVDTSPAYTLGKERLSGKDYAEYLELVAKEYHLPIFTNSSVNHVKKVKEQYILETDLGEIIADYLIFAVGEYSFPKHSFAGSEHALHYSEIDTWKQVTGNEQVVIGGNESGIDAALNLAKLGKKVSVYTNTTGLTAKEADPSIRLAPITRQRFMEFKETNQGEIKVYQKVCIANIQPNSEGYEIQTTDGRSIFSKNRPLLCTGFMNGAAILAPHLFDTTSGKFVLNAIDESTISNNAFLIGPSVRNQGVIFCYIYKFRQRFAIIAEAIAQRENVPINQTRLAYYKQQAFYLDDCANCTVDCQC, from the coding sequence ATGAATAAAAAAATTGTTATTGTTGGAGCTGGAGCAGCAGGTATTGGTATGGGTGTTACATTAGTTGAGCTAGGTATTCGTGATTTTCTTATTCTTGAACAAAAGGAAATCGGTCATAGTTTTAAAAATTGGCCTCAAGAAACACGTTTTATTACACCTTCTTTTTCAAGTAATGGCTTTGGTATGCCTGATTTAAATGCTATTTCAGTGGATACTTCACCAGCATATACTTTAGGCAAAGAACGACTATCAGGAAAAGATTATGCAGAATACCTTGAACTAGTCGCAAAAGAATATCATTTACCTATTTTTACAAATAGTAGTGTGAATCATGTGAAAAAAGTTAAAGAGCAATATATTTTAGAGACTGATTTAGGTGAAATTATCGCAGATTATTTAATTTTTGCAGTAGGTGAATATTCATTTCCTAAACATTCTTTCGCTGGTAGTGAACATGCACTGCATTATAGTGAAATTGATACATGGAAGCAAGTGACTGGTAATGAACAAGTCGTTATTGGTGGGAATGAAAGTGGGATTGATGCCGCATTAAACTTAGCAAAACTTGGTAAAAAAGTGTCTGTCTATACCAATACCACAGGATTAACTGCAAAAGAAGCGGATCCTAGCATTCGGTTAGCTCCAATTACTCGTCAACGATTTATGGAATTTAAAGAAACAAACCAAGGTGAGATTAAAGTGTACCAAAAAGTTTGTATTGCAAACATTCAGCCCAATTCAGAAGGGTATGAAATACAGACGACAGATGGTAGAAGTATTTTTTCGAAAAATCGCCCCTTGTTGTGTACAGGGTTTATGAATGGCGCAGCTATACTAGCACCACATTTATTTGATACTACCTCAGGAAAGTTTGTTTTAAATGCTATTGATGAATCAACTATTTCAAACAATGCTTTTTTGATAGGTCCCAGTGTTCGCAATCAAGGTGTGATTTTCTGTTATATTTATAAATTCCGTCAACGATTTGCAATTATTGCCGAAGCAATTGCACAAAGAGAAAATGTACCAATTAATCAAACACGCTTGGCTTATTATAAACAACAAGCTTTTTATTTAGACGATTGCGCTAATTGTACAGTGGATTGTCAATGTTAA